Proteins from a single region of Malaclemys terrapin pileata isolate rMalTer1 chromosome 23, rMalTer1.hap1, whole genome shotgun sequence:
- the TNS2 gene encoding tensin-2 isoform X6, translated as MERKYDFDLTYITERIISVFFPSALEEQRYRGNLREVAQMLKSKHEDKYTLFNLSEKRHDISRLNPKVQDFGWPDLHAPPLDKICSICKAMETWLNSDPQHVVVLHCKGNKGKTGVIVAAYMHYSKISASADQALGTLTMRKFCEDKVAASLQPSQQRYISYFSGLLSGTIKMNSNTLFLHHVLIPAIPNFETSGGYQPFLKIYQSMQLVYTSGIYSVPGPGPQKLCVTLEPALLLKGDVMVKCYHKQTCNSDRDVVFRVQFHTCTIHGAQLWFGKDELDEAWQDERFPFEASVEFVFSAGPEKMKGLETLRNSPSITVDYNISDPMVRWDSYENFNLHHEDSLEDMSHTRGPIDGSLYAKIKKKRNLSGFSGGGGSPASADSTQQGSRFLSVSSDSGHSSMLAEPSPPAKLLPTPAEREELDRLLGGFGVKARPETPKQPRGASPHQELGGCPHSNGARDRETAILEDELVEMSPFGPLAYPSRRPGLTRHCSCRLGYRSQSCPGAHSPERLPNGAYYRPEGTLERRRLVYSTNGVHLHPAEGYPCLPQEAGPGEKRRVYRSLSEGLQPLAHPYAYELPHSPCKREDLAYKPPSYREVLILEEEPVCGLELCPCQDCQEKAHEEAGLPPTAAFCGLRLSSREPEEWAHESAKSPLSRAGHPGQPGPLLMPAAYSQRPRGHHEVFDFEPAHAKMPAHFSHGYPAQPMPGAHQKGHKGMEQSLEPFHYRYGPPYPALLPHGVYACSPPAQCPQPPFYGRSPARPCASPPDMRPYAPGYHSPPSGSVSPVSSAYPASRNQSYEPQSPETGQGYPHPGHQDRTPAEMQSPGEEAPWRDVPGSLRQLHREAPAACPAPPELSGPPTPLHTSSPVQSKDSPALPEGGAPAASLQESSACSSPEDAAPPSAKRTPEMSSARPGAAPSPPQPPSPTQACAHGATSRAQANGPAPRQPCPRAHSPASLPQGTGLSRVIPGDAASHLNGPSCPAVSPDSPPSNGTPAHLLPPGMDRLAQHSPPGAPVHSPACASCRATATLRNPAPYNGHLPSDRAELVPGPLARCPNGCPLPSPITSYCPSDLQCSPTPAFPIATAYYPGGERSPPPPGSPSQCHARDSPQQPPLPEKRHTPAAGNWERSSPPGRGTGTGHHVTFAPNTARPDPASPSGSPGARCSLSDTQPESHSNVKFVQDTSKFWYKPNLSRDQAIALLKDKEPGCFLIRDSNSFQGAYGLALKVATPPANCLTLPSKGDPMEQLVRHFLIETGPKGVKIKGCQNEPYFGSLPALVSQHSITPISLPCKLRIPSRDPVEETPDVAIPTNVSTAADLLKQGAACSVLYLSSVETESLTGPQAVAKAAASTLSCSPRPLACLVHFKVSAQGITLTDNQRKLFFRRHYPVNSITFCSTDPQDRRWTNPDGTTSKLFGFVAKKQGSPCENVCHLFAELDPEQPALAIVNFITKVMLGTHRK; from the exons GCCCCCCCTGGACAAGATCTGCTCCATCTGCAAAGCCATGGAGACCTGGCTGAACTCGGACCCCCAGCACGTCGTGGTGCTGCACTGCAAG GGCAACAAGGGCAAGACGGGCGTCATCGTGGCCGCCTATATGCACTACAGCAAGATCTCTGCCAG cGCGGACCAGGCGCTCGGCACCCTGACCATGCGGAAGTTCTGCGAGGACAAAGTGGCCGCGTCCCTGCagccatcccagcaaag GTACATCAGTTACTTCAGCGGGCTGCTGTCGGGCACCATCAAGATGAACAGCAACACTCTATTCCTGCACCACGTCCTCATTCCCGCCATCCCCAACTTCGAGACCAGCGGAG GCTACCAGCCCTTCCTGAAGATCTACCAGTCCATGCAGCTCGTCTACACCTCGGGGATCTA CAGTGTcccgggccccggcccccagaAGCTGTGTgtcaccctggagccagccctgctgctgaaAGGGGACGTGATG gtGAAGTGCTACCACAAGCAGACCTGCAACTCTGACCGGGACGTGGTTTTCCGCGTCCAGTTCCACACATGCACCATCCACGGTGCCCAGCTCTGGTTCGGGAAGGACGAGCTGGACGAGGCCTGGCAag acGAGCGCTTCCCCTTTGAAGCCAGCGTGGAGTTCGTCTTCTCTGCCGGCCCCGAGAAGATGAAAG GCCTGGAGACCTTACGGAACAGCCCGTCCATCACCGTGGATTATAACATCTCCGATCCCATGGTGCGCTGGGACTCCTACGAGAACTTCAACCTGCATCACGAAGACAGCCTGGAAG ACATGTCCCACACCCGCGGCCCCATCGACGGCAGCCTCTACGCCAAGATCAAGAAGAAGCGGAACCTGAGCGGCTTCTCCGGCGGCGGCGGGAGCCCGGCCAGCGCGGACTCCACCCAGCAGGGCAGCCGCTTCCTCTCCGTCAGCAGCGACTCGGGCCACTCCTCCATGCTGGCcgaaccctcccctcccgccaagCTGCTGCCCACGCCGGCCGAGAGGGAGGAGCTGGACAGGCTGCTCGGCGGCTTTGGGGTCAAGGCCAGACCGGAGACCCCCAAGCAGCCGAGGGGGGCATCCCCGCACCAGGAGCTGGGGGGATGCCCGCACAGCAACGGGGCCAGGGACAGGGAGACGGCCATCTTGGAAGACGAGCTGGTGGAGATGAGCCCCTTCGGGCCCCTGGCGTACCCCAGCCGGCGCCCCGGCCTAACCCGCCACTGCTCCTGCCGCCTGGGCTACCGCTCGCAGAGCTGCCCGGGCGCCCACAGCCCCGAGAGGCTACCCAATGGCGCCTACTACAGGCCAGAGGGCACCTTGGAGCGCCGGCGGCTGGTCTACAGCACCAACGGGGTCCACTTGCACCCTGCCGAGGGCTACCCCTGCCTGCCGCAGGAGGCCGGGCCAGGGGAGAAACGGCGGGTGTATCGCTCCCTCTCCGAGGGCCTGCAGCCCCTCGCCCACCCCTATGCCTACgagctgccccacagcccctgtAAGCGGGAGGACCTGGCCTACAAGCCACCCAGCTACCGGGAGGTGCTAATCCTGGAGGAGGAGCCCGTGTGCGGCTTGGAGCTGTGCCCATGCCAGGACTGCCAGGAGAAGGCTCACGAGGAAGCcggcctgccccccaccgccgccTTCTGCGGCCTGCGCCTGAGCAGCCGCGAGCCCGAGGAGTGGGCCCACGAGAGTGCCAAGTCCCCCCTGTCCCGGGCAGGGCACCCCGGCCAGCCCGGGCCGTTGCTGATGCCGGCCGCCTACAGCCAGCGCCCCCGGGGGCATCACGAGGTGTTTGACTTCGAGCCCGCCCATGCCAAGATGCCGGCGCACTTCAGCCACGGCTACCCGGCACAGCCCATGCCCGGCGCCCATCAGAAGGGCCACAAGGGCATGGAGCAGAGCCTGGAGCCCTTCCACTATCGCTATGGCCCACCCTACCCCGCCCTGCTGCCCCATGGCGTCTacgcctgcagcccccctgcccagtgcccccagccGCCCTTCTACGGCCGGTCCCCAGCCAGGCCCTGCGCCTCCCCGCCGGACATGCGGCCGTACGCGCCGGGCTACCACTCGCCCCCGTCCGGCTCGGTGTCCCCCGTCAGCTCGGCCTACCCAGCCTCCAGGAACCAAAGCTACGAGCCCCAATCCCCGGAGACAGGCCAGGGCTACCCACACCCGGGGCACCAGGACCGGACGCCTGCTG AGATGCAGAGCCCCGGGGAGGAGGCGCCCTGGCGAGACGTCCCTGGCTCCCTGCGCCAGCTCCACCGGGAGGCTCCCGCCGCCTGCCCCGCGCCCCCCGAGCTGTCGGGCCCGCCCACTcctctgcacaccagcagcccGGTGCAGAGCAAAGACAG CCCTGCACTGCCCGAAGGCGGCGCCCCGGCTGCCAGCCTGCAGGAGAGCTCGGCGTGCTCCAGCCCCGAGGACGCGGCCCCACCCAGCGCCAAGAGGACCCCAGAGATGAGCTCAGCCCGGCCAGGGGCcgcacccagccccccacagcccccttctccGACACAGGCCTGTGCCCATGGAGCCACCTCCAGGGCCCAGGCCAATGGGCCGGCCCCAAGGCAGCCCTGTCCCCGAGCCCACAGCCCCGCCAGCCTGCCCCAGGGCACCGGCCTATCCAGAGTGATCCCGGGAGACGCCGCAAGTCACCTGAATGGCCCCAGCTGTCCAGCTGTCTCCCCCGATTCACCCCCCAGCAATGGGACCCCAGCGCACCTGCTGCCCCCTGGCATGGACAGGCTGGCCCAGCACAGCCCCCCGGGCGCGCCTGTCCACAGCCCGGCCTGTGCCAGCTGCAGAGCGACCGCTACGCTCAGGAACCCAGCCCCCTACAACGGGCACCTGCCCAGTGACAGAGCCGAGCTGGTCCCAGGCCCCCTGGCCCGCTGCCCCAATGGCTGCCCCCTCCCAAGCCCCATCACCTCCTACTGCCCCTCCGACCTGCAGTGCTCCCCGACCCCTGCCTTCCCCATCGCTACAGCCTACTACCCGGGCGGGGAGAGGAGCCCGCCGCCCCCGGgctcccccagccagtgccatGCCCGCGATTCGCCGCAGCAGCCGCCGTTGCCCGAGAAGCGCCACACGCCAGCGGCTGGCAACTGGGAGAGGAGCTCGCCCCCAGGACGGGGCACTGGGACGGGCCACCACGTCACCTTCGCGCCCAACACTGCCAGGCCAGACCCAG CGTCCCCGTCCGGCTCACCGGGGGCCCGCTGTTCCCTTTCAGACACGCAGCCGGAGAGCCACAGCAACGTCAAATTTGTCCAGGATACATCCAAGTTTTGGTATAAACCCAACCTGTCCCGGGACCAAG CCATCGCCCTGCTGAAGGACAAGGAGCCCGGCTGCTTCCTCATCCGTGACAGCAATTCCTTCCAAGGCGCCTACGGGCTGGCTCTCAAAGTGGCGACGCCCCCGGCCAACTGCCTCACCCTCCCTTCGAAAG GTGACCCCATGGAGCAGTTGGTGCGTCACTTCCTGATCGAGACGGGCCCCAAGGGGGTGAAGATCAAGGGCTGCCAGAACGAACCCTATTTTG GAAGCCTGCCCGCCCTGGTCTCGCAGCACTCCATcacccccatctctctgcccTGCAAGCTCCGGATCCCCAGCAGAG ATCCCGTGGAGGAGACCCCGGACGTGGCCATCCCCACCAACGTGAGCACGGCGGCTGATTTGCTGAAGCAGGGAGCGG CCTGCAGCGTGCTCTACCTCAGCTCGGTGGAGACGGAGTCGCTGACGGGCCCCCAGGCCGTGGCCAAGGCGGCCGCAAGCACCCTGAGCTGCAGCCCCCGCCCGCTCGCCTGCCTCGTGCACTTCAAGGTTTCGGCCCAGGGCATCACCCTGACGGACAATCAGAGGAA GCTGTTCTTCCGGCGCCATTACCCCGTGAACAGCATCACCTTCTGCAGCACGGACCCGCAGGACAGGAG ATGGACGAATCCGGACGGCACCACCTCCAA GCTCTTTGGCTTTGTGGCTAAGAAGCAGGGCAGCCCCTGCGAGAACGTCTGCCACCTCTTCGCTGAGCTCGACCCCGAGCAACCGGCCTTGGCCATCGTCAACTTCATCACCAAGGTCATGCTGGGGACGCACAGGAAATGA